CGCACCAGGCGGGTGTGTTCCCTTTCCATCACGGCCCGCCCCACGCCCCCTTCGGACGCCACGGTGCAGTCGATGTGGAGCTCGGTGCGCGAGGCATCCACCTCCACATGAACGGCCCCGCGCTCCAGCAACCGGGCCGCTTTGGCTAGGCTTTCGGGGGTGACCAATTCAAAAATCTGCAAGCCCAGCTTCGCATCCTTGAGCACGGCGCCCAGAGCCAGGGCCCAGAGGACCCCCGTCTTGCGGCCGCTGTTGGGAATGCCCACCGCATGGCAGTTCTTGTAGGTGCGGGCGTCGACCACCAGCCGGGCCATGCGCGGCTCGCCCTGATCCTGGCCCTGACCTTGCCCCGCCGCCAGGCAGGCCGCCAGGGCCACAGCCGCCGGTTCAGTGCAGCCCAGGGCCGGTTTCCATTCCGCCGCGAGGTACTCGGTCAGGTTCATAGTGCCCCCGCCTCATTCTGTCTGGATTCAGCCATGCCCCCGGTCACAGGAGCCGCGCTACCCTATGGCCCATGAGCCCCCTTCTCGGACACCCCTTCCCCGCCTTCTCCCTGCAGGACGACCAGGGCACCACCGTCACGGCCAAGGATTTCAAAGGCCATTGGACTGTCCTCTACGCCTATCCCAAGGACAGCACCCCCGGCTGCACCACCGAGGCCTGCGACTTCCGCGACAACCTGGCCCGTGTGCAATCCCTGGGCGCCCAGGTCTACGGCATCAGCCGCGACAGCCTCAAGAGCCACCAGAACTTCATCGCCAAGCAGAGCCTGCCTTTCCGCCTGCTCTCCGACCCCGAGACGGCCCTGCTCAAGGCCCTGGGCGCCTTCGGGAAGAAGATGATGTACGGCAAGGAAGTGGAAGGCATCATCCGCAGCACTTTCCTCATCGATCCCAAGGGCATCATCCGCCACGTCTGGCCCAAGGTCAGCGTGAAGGGCCACGTGGCGGAAGTGATCGAGGTGTTGGCGGGCCTTCAGAAGGACTAAGGCACGTGGTCACGAGAGAAGGGCCACGGTGCTGCACGCGCCGTGGCCCTTCGGGTTTCATTTCCGCTTGGATGCCAAGACAAAGGCCAAGCGGTGCCTCGAAGAGAGACTCCTCATCCAGCCATGATGCTGAAGCCGCCATCCACGTAGAGCACCTGGCCCGTGACGCCGCGGCCCATGTCGCTCAGTAGGAAGACGCCCGCATCGCCCACCTCCAGCTGATCGGTGTCCTTCTGCAGCGGTGTGTGGGACCGGTGCTGCTTGAGCTTGGTGCCGATGCCAGGAATGGCCGAAGCGGCCAGGGTTTTGATCGGGCCCGCGGACACGGCGTTCACGCGGATGCCCATGGGGCCCAGGTCGGCCGCCAGGTAGCGCACCGTGGCCTCCAGGCTGGCCTTGGCCACGCCCATGACGTTGTAGCCCGGCACCACGCGCTCAGCACCGAGGTAGCTGAGGGTGATGATGGAACCGCCCTCGGTCATGAGGGGCTGGGCCGCATGGCTGACGGCGGCCAGGGAGTAGGCGCTGATGTCGTGGGCCACGCGGAAATCCTCGCGGCTGGTGTCCATGAAGCGGCCTTCCAGGGCCCCGCGCGGCGCGTAGGCCACGGCATGCACCACGAAGTCGAGCTTGCCCCACTTCTTGCGGATCTCGTCAAAGGCCATGACGATCTGACTGTCGCTGCCCACATCCATCATCTGCAGGAGGGGGTTCTTCAATTCGGCGGCCAGCTCGCGGACATTCTCGCCCAGACGCTCATTCTGGTAGGTCAGGCACAGATGGGCCCCGGCTTCCTGGGCCCGCTGGGCGATGCCCCAGGCGATGGACCGCTTGTTCGCCACGCCGATGATCAGTCCCCGTTTGCCTTCCAGCAACCCGCCTTTGGCCACCATGCGATCTCCTAGAGTCGTGTCCATACAAGCACTTAGCATACCGCAGAACCGCTTTTTAGCGCCATACCCGAGGTCAGAGCATGCGCTTCACCTTGGAATAGCTACCGACATCTGATCCCTGGGCAGTCCCCCCGGCGGCCATCCCGTGCCGCATTCCAGCCGACTCGGTGCATTCTGAATCCCAGCATGTTGCCGAGGCCCTCGTGACCACCTTCATCCCCACGGCCCTTTTCGCATTGATCCAGGCCTCGGCCCCAACCTTCCGTGCCGACCTCAATGCAGGCCGCTATCTGAAAGTGATGTCCGAAGCCGAACAACGGCTTCGTCAGGATCCGAACGATGCCCTCGCCTGGGCGGCCAAATCCCAGGCGCTCTCAAGCCTCTTGCGCTTCAACGAAGCCCGCGCCGCCGCAGACCGCGCCATCGCCGCGAAACCCGGCTTGGCCGACGCGCTGCTGGCCCGCGGCCTGGCCAGAGCCGGCGAAGCCATTCGGGAGCGGAACCTGGGCAGCCTCCGGAGCGCCCTGGGCGCCATGGATGATCTGCGCGCCGCCACCGAAGCCGATCCCACCCTTGAATCGGCCTGGACCAGCCTGGGCTTGGCCTACGAGATGCTGCCGGGATTGTTGGGCGGCTCCACCCGGAAAGCCCTGCAATGTGCCGACCGCCTGCGGATGGTTTCACCTGCCCGGGGCGACCTGCTGCAGGCCCTCATCCTGCTGGAGGAGGACCGCTGGCACGAGGCCGAAACCTGTTTTGCCCGCGCCCTGACCCGGGCACCGCAGGATCCTGAAATCGTGGGCCAGTGGCTGGATGCCCTGGACGAGCGCCCCGCCAAGAAGGCCCTCGGCGAGGCCGGAAAGAATGCCCGGCTGCTGGCAGAAGCCACCCGTCTGCTCCCCAGCGTGCGCGGCCGGGCCCGGGGGCTCATGGCCGTGAGCGACGCCTACCTGCACGCAGGCCAGCCCGAAACCGCCTGGAAAGTGATCCAGGATCACCTCACCCAGGCCGACGCCCCCAGCCTGATGCGCCTGCAGCTGGGCAAGGTGGCCGCCTCCAGCGGCCTGCATCTGCCCGAAGGTTTGGCCGCCCTGGATCAGGTGCTGAGGGAGCCCCTGGAAGGCGGATCCTCCGGCTACCCCGGCGCCTGGTGGCGGAAAGGGCAGATCCTGAAGGCGATGGGGCGAAGGGATGAAGCTCGGAGGGCGGCGGGAGAGGCGCTGAAGCTGGACCCGAAACATCGGGGGGCGCTGGGGCTCGTTGACGCATTAGGGCCACCCAACTGACCCCACGCGTCAAGTCGTTGAGCCCAGTCGGGTGCCTACCTCCGAACTGCTTCAAGTTTTGCATACCGCAATGCTCAATAATCCTCGATCCGTTCAATCATTACTGGCGCCTTGGCATGGGGATTGATATCTTTCTCTTCGCGGCGCCCGCCCATTAGGAGATTCCCATGAAGAGCCAGAAGGGCTTCACCCTCATCGAATTGCTGCTGGTGCTCGCCATCATCGGCATCATCAGTGCCATTGCCCTGCCGGCGCTGCTGGGACAGCGCGCTCGCGCCCGCGACAAGACGGCCATTCAGGGCAGCATCGGCCGCATCGGCGACCTTGTGGGGCAGTACGACAAGGCCAAGGAAATGATTGCCAATGGTGACACCGGCACCGTCAAGAGCATCATGGACGCCTACCTGTCGACGGCTGTTAGTTCCAAGGACCTGAATCCTTGGGGGACGGCCTCTTCTGATCTAATTTTCGTGAAGGCCATCGACACCGCGACCATTAGTGGTGCCACGGATAAGACGGCATTTGACGCCTCGCTCGCTTCAAACGTTGGCTCTGTTATCGGGCAGGGTTATGCTTTCCTGCAACCCCCTACGTCAGCTCTGCCTGGATTCGTTGGTGTTGCCGTAAAGTTGAACGGCAAGGACTCTGCGGGCAAGAACCTAGTGCAAATCAAGTCCGTTGCCGTTGAATAAATGATACAAGTGGGTTTAAAGGGGAGAGGTCTATGACCTCTCCCCTTTTCTATCCACCCCAAGCCCTATATCTAAACAGATCAATAGTTCACAATTTTTGGCACGATAATTGATCTTTTTTCATGCGGCATTTGCCCAGAAGGAGACTCATATGAAAATTCAAAAGGGCTTTACCCTCATCGAACTGCTGCTTGTGCTGGCCATTATAGGCATTATTAGCGCCATCGCTTTGCCAGCACTACTGGGGCAGCGTGCCCGTGCGCGCGACAAGACGGCCATTCAGGGATCCATTGGCCGCATCGGCGATCTGGTGGGGCAGTACGACAAGGCCAAAGAAATGATTGCTAATGGCGACACTGGAACCATTAAGACCATTATGGATTCCTACCTATCCACTGCTGTCAGTTCCAAGGACTTGAACCCTTGGGGAACTGCCTCCTCAGATCTGATCTTCGTAAAGGCCATCGACACCGCAACCATTTCTGGTGCCTCGGATAAAACGGCCTTCGATGCCTCGCTTGCTTCAAACGTGGGCTCTGTCATCGGCCAGGGCTATGCTTTCCTGCAGCCGCCTACCTCGGCTCTGCCTGGATTCGTGGGTGTTGCAGTCAAGCTAAACGGCAAGGACTCTGCTGGCGCAAATATCGTGCAGATCAAATCAGTGGCCGTCGAATAGCCCCAAAATACATACAAAGTTAAGGAGAGGCAACAAGCCCTTTGATCCGCCCCTGTTTTCTATCGCAGGTTCAATGTAGAAGATCGGACCTCTGAGGGGCCCCTTCGCCAGTGTTTTTGCCCTTGGGAGCGGGTTGATCGAATCAGGATACACCCTCACACAAACCGGGTGAATCAGGCAGGAGAAGGCCCGCCCCGAGGGGCGGGCCTTCTCCTGCGGTCGCTGGGCTCCGGACTGCGAATGGGCCGGAGTCTGGTCATTCAAGGCACTGCGTGGCCTGCGGTGGTTGTAGTCATAGCGCATGCGACCAGCTTGCCCCTGACTTCTGCCATGGACCGGAATATCTCCGTGTTCAGGCACTCATCCCTCAGCCTGCCGTTGAAGCTCTCAATGAAGGCGCTCTCCGTGGGCTTCCCTGGCCGGATGAAGGCCAGGTGCACCGAACGGGCATCTGCCCAGGCATCCATCACCTTCCCTGCGAACTCGCTGCGGTTGTCCACGGTGATCGACTTGGGCTTGCCGCGTTCCCGGAGCGCCAGGTCCAGGGCCTCCGCCACATCGCTACCGTTCAGCCTCGCCTTGCCCCTAATCGCCCCACATTCCCTCGTGAACTGGTCCACCACCGTCAGGATCCGGAAGGGTCTCCCGTCATCAAGTCGGGCCGCCACAAAGTCCATGCTCCAGCGCTGATTCGGGGCCTTGGCCTGCTCTACGATGAGTGGCCTTCTCCGTGCGATCTTCTTCCGCAGCTTCGTCCGAATCATCAGCCCCTCCTCCATGTAGATCCGATAGACGCGCTTCGCGTTCACATGCCACCCCTCACGCCTCAGCAATACCTTCAGGCGCCGATAACCGAACCGCACCCGCGCTGCCGCTAATGCCTTCAGCCGCATTCGCAAGGGAATCTAGGAGTCCCGCCGATGCCGGTAGCGTACGCTCGCCCGACAGATGCACACCAGGCCGCAGGCACGACGCTCGCTGAATCGATAGCCCTTCTGGATCCACTCCACCAGCGAACGTCGCACCGCGGCCTTCAGACTTTTTTTGAAAGCACTTCCTTCAAGATGTGCTTGTCCAGGCTCAGGTCTGCCACCAGGCGTTTCAGGCGGGCGTTCTCGTCCCGAAGCTGCCGGAGTTCCCGCAGCTCAGAGACCCCGAGCCCCTCGAACTGGTGCTTCCACCGGTAGAAGGTCTGGTCCGAGATCCCCAGCTTCCGGCAGATGTCAGGGATCTTTGCCCCATTCTCCGCCTGCTTCAACGCGAAGACGATCTGCTCCTCGCTATGTCCCTTCCTTGGCATCTCTGCCTCCTTGGCTGGGCTCCCCTAAGGATGCCCTCCAAGGCCTGAATTCCACATCATCCCTGGTCTATTTTTCGGGGTTTGGGTCAAGTCGCTCGATTTCCGAACGCCCCATCAGGCGTTCCTAAACCCCAAACCCACAGCCTGATAACACTCAAATTTGTCCAACAACCAGGGGAACACTACATTCATTCGTACACCAGAAATTGCAGGGGTACACCTCACTTTCTGCTGTACCAGATGCGCCCTAGATTTCCATAAATTATTGCCAAATCTACATCTGTGACTCATTTAGGATTGACCATCTAGCGCAGGATAAAATAACTCACATAACTCGCAGCCACAAAAGTTGCCAAGAAGCCATGGACAATAGAGCGAATCCAGGGACTAGTCGGCAAGCCCTCCAATCCACGAGCCATAAGAATGACAAGACAAGGCGTCAGACCAAGTAAATAGGTCGCTTTGAGTGTGGCATAGCTGGGGATCGTCGAGATGTAGATATGAAGGATGGCAGCCACGTAGACCAGTAGAGCGATTAGACAAAGACGGACTTCCTTGTTGGCTCTGCCACGAACGATTCCAATAATCATAAGCACCATTGGTAAGATGGCCAGCAGTGCACAAGACAACATGAAGTCATAGTTCCACGGAGGCCGGAATTCCGACTGGATCACGCCGCTTAGTGATGCGTCAGTCCAGAGGGTTGCATAAAGCCCATCCCATGGGCCTGCCGTTTGAGCAAAAATAGGATGATTCAGAGCCTCACCAAACGTATGCAGGAAAGAAACGGGGACATATCCATGATCTTGCCAATAGGGGGTTCCTCGAGAAGGATCCCAACCTGCAACCCATGGTTTCCCGAGTAATATCCAATTGCGGATGTAATACCAACCTGCTACCCCTGAGATTGAAACGAACCCACTGGCTATAAAACGCCACGAATTCCTGAAAAGGCTCCGACCACTATCGAATTTTCCTTCTGCCCATAAACAAAAAAGTAAAAGGAGAGGGATTAAAAGTAAGACCGTCGTTTTGGCAAGAAGCCCGAGGCCAAGAACAAGTCCTAATCTTAGTCCGAACTTCGCATCTAAAAGATCTTTCCTACTTGCGAATCGCCTGATAACCAAAAGGATAGCGACTGAAGACAGTGCCGCAGCGAGTGGCTCATTTCCTATAACTTGACACAGGTATATATTCATAGGCAGGAAACCGCCCAAAGCCGTTCCTACCACTTGAATA
This sequence is a window from Geothrix sp. PMB-07. Protein-coding genes within it:
- a CDS encoding lipopolysaccharide assembly protein LapB → MTTFIPTALFALIQASAPTFRADLNAGRYLKVMSEAEQRLRQDPNDALAWAAKSQALSSLLRFNEARAAADRAIAAKPGLADALLARGLARAGEAIRERNLGSLRSALGAMDDLRAATEADPTLESAWTSLGLAYEMLPGLLGGSTRKALQCADRLRMVSPARGDLLQALILLEEDRWHEAETCFARALTRAPQDPEIVGQWLDALDERPAKKALGEAGKNARLLAEATRLLPSVRGRARGLMAVSDAYLHAGQPETAWKVIQDHLTQADAPSLMRLQLGKVAASSGLHLPEGLAALDQVLREPLEGGSSGYPGAWWRKGQILKAMGRRDEARRAAGEALKLDPKHRGALGLVDALGPPN
- a CDS encoding type II secretion system protein; this translates as MKIQKGFTLIELLLVLAIIGIISAIALPALLGQRARARDKTAIQGSIGRIGDLVGQYDKAKEMIANGDTGTIKTIMDSYLSTAVSSKDLNPWGTASSDLIFVKAIDTATISGASDKTAFDASLASNVGSVIGQGYAFLQPPTSALPGFVGVAVKLNGKDSAGANIVQIKSVAVE
- a CDS encoding type II secretion system protein: MKSQKGFTLIELLLVLAIIGIISAIALPALLGQRARARDKTAIQGSIGRIGDLVGQYDKAKEMIANGDTGTVKSIMDAYLSTAVSSKDLNPWGTASSDLIFVKAIDTATISGATDKTAFDASLASNVGSVIGQGYAFLQPPTSALPGFVGVAVKLNGKDSAGKNLVQIKSVAVE
- a CDS encoding enoyl-ACP reductase, which encodes MVAKGGLLEGKRGLIIGVANKRSIAWGIAQRAQEAGAHLCLTYQNERLGENVRELAAELKNPLLQMMDVGSDSQIVMAFDEIRKKWGKLDFVVHAVAYAPRGALEGRFMDTSREDFRVAHDISAYSLAAVSHAAQPLMTEGGSIITLSYLGAERVVPGYNVMGVAKASLEATVRYLAADLGPMGIRVNAVSAGPIKTLAASAIPGIGTKLKQHRSHTPLQKDTDQLEVGDAGVFLLSDMGRGVTGQVLYVDGGFSIMAG
- a CDS encoding peroxiredoxin — translated: MSPLLGHPFPAFSLQDDQGTTVTAKDFKGHWTVLYAYPKDSTPGCTTEACDFRDNLARVQSLGAQVYGISRDSLKSHQNFIAKQSLPFRLLSDPETALLKALGAFGKKMMYGKEVEGIIRSTFLIDPKGIIRHVWPKVSVKGHVAEVIEVLAGLQKD